ATATTGAAATTAAATTATCTAATATTGATTGGTGTTCTTGTTAAAAAGATAATATAGAAAACGTAAACAGTAATAAAGGTTGAAGAAGTAATGGCTTTGTAAAATCCTCATATTAAATTATTAATGCTAATTTTTCAAAAATTTGTTATTTTAAACAACAATTTTTATACTTTTTACCACTTCCACAATTACACTTTTCATTTCTTCCTAGTTTTGTGAGTGTAACTGTATTCGAAGGAAAGTTGTATTTTCCTTTTTTGTAAGTTGGTAAATCTTTTACAGTTTCATCCATCTTGTCAGATTGCACCCAAGTACTTTCTAAATTGATTCCGAATTTAATAGTTTGCATTATGGGCTCAATGCAGATGCCAAACCAAAAATTAGCTTTTTCTTTATATTTTCTTTGCCGACAATGATTATTCAAACGAGGGATAGAAATAGATGTAATATCATTATTACAATGAATAGTTAACCCAGATTTCAATTCTGGGAACGTTAAAGTTAAAGTATGATTATTGCCATCTTCTTTGCATAAATTAAGTATTTGAGTAAAACCTTCATTTAAGGGTTCAATGGCTTCACTACTTAAGGATAGCAGTAAAAAACCTAAATCTATAATAGACGGGTGTTCAAGTCTATTTATATTTGTAATTATTAAGTCAAATGGTGTTCCTTTATATTTTGTTAATATTCCTTCAGGCGTATCTAAACCAGGGGCACCATCTCGTCTAGTAAGCATAGCAAGATCAAGATCAGCACCTATATCATCTTCGAGTTGCATCATTGTGTACTCATTATCTATCCATAAATTTCTTTTTAAATGATAGGAAAGGATAGTTAATTCATGAGTTGACATAATTTTATCACCGTATGATGTTCGCCTATTTACATAGCTTAGGAAGTATAAAGGTGATTGCAACATTTCCGTCATTACATCAAGCATGAAAACATCCATTATGAATGGAACTTTTATAATCTCATTTTCATAAACCTCTAGAAATTGCCTAGATTGGAAAGTAAGTGCTGGATAATGCTCCGAAACAATACAAATTGGATATATTTCTTTTAGATTATTAGGTATCTTTAATTCCTTGCCTTTAGCATCTATAAATTTATTATCTTTATTATTTAGTAATGTTGAACATAAATAAGCTTGATCATAGGCATCTTGAACAGCTTTTTTAAAATCACTTTGAAGACTGTTATCGTTACCTTTACGAGCAGCAATTGTAAGTTTCTTCGACTTCGCCTGCAGAACGATTGCTCTATTCGCAAAGATTACTAGTACATCAATTTCTCCCGCTAATTTTTTTTAGAAGTATAAATATTAATGTTTGAAAATACCCTGTTTTCTCCAAATACAAGTTTTAATCTCTCCGTAGAAAATGTTTCTGCAAACTCTCCTCTATGTTGCATTGCTGCAGGACGATATTTTCTGTCATCATGCAACCAAAAGAAAGGCGTTTCATATAAAGCCTGTGCTAGGCTATAATTCTGAAACAGTAAATAATTATCTTCTGACAACTTGATGATTGGATATGCATTTTTAGGATTAAAATCATCTAAAGAAGCAAAGTCATATTCAATATTAGTTGATACAAAGGATTCGATAACTCCTTTAACAATGCTTGCTTCAATGTTTGATGCTTTACTTATCTCATCAGTAGTAAATTCGTATGCTGGAAGCAAACTCCATTCTTGTGGCTTTTTGTTAATTAAACTAAGCATTTCATAATTGATTTTTACATTTTGAAGTGACTGGATAGTAGCAATCACTTCAGTAGCCTGATCAATTGTAAAACCTTTATTTTCTAAGAACCAATTATTATCCTTTTGGTACTTTAAACTTGAAAAATCTCTGTATTGAGAAAGATATACACCTTCTCCCCCATAAAATATAGATTCTCTTAATATAGAACCATTTCTAAATGGGTTGTAATTTTCATCAATTAAATTACTAGGATTTAGCATTTCTAAAGAAGGTGCCATCATAGAATGATGAAGTTCTTTAAGCAATATCTCTGTTCTTTCTAGATATCTTTGTATGATTTCTGGCGATGGAAGATCTGTATCAAGCTTTTTTTTACAGGCAAGACCTATGAGTGTTGATATTTCTGTTCTTAATAATCTTTCTGGAGTAAATTGCTGCAATACATCTTCGGCAGTCAATGTGTCACCATGCTTTATAGTATTATCTCGAAAACAGAGAAATGCAATAGCATGGACATATCCAGGAGAGGTGCATAACTCAGACAATTCTGTAAAAACTTCTGATTCTTCCCTTATTTTATTATTCATAATCAACAATGAGTAAATCTGAATTTATGTTGCTAATACACTTTGGTATGTTATATATAACTCGTTAATTGACTTTATTTAAACACCAACTTTCAAATCTTCCACATACACCCACTTCTGCACTTCCTCCACGTCAAAATAATACAGCACGCATTCAATTTCGGTGTATAATAATTCTTTAAAAAGGCTGGCGTAGAAGTTCAGGTTGTCGGCGTGTTCGGGGGTAAAAGGGGGGGCTTTAAAATCCAGGAGCACGACTTTGGTGCCGTCGAAAACAATGCGGTCGGGTTTGTAGCGGGTAGCCCGTACGTTTAAGATTTCTTTTTCTTTTTCGATCAGAATGTCTTTACCAAAATAACGCTTGATCTCGGGGTGGTTGATGATCTTTTTTAAAGTTTCGCGCAGTTCCGGGGTTTCTTTGCTGCTGAAAATGCCTTCGTTAACCAGTTGCTTCAGTACAAAATTCAGGTCGTCGGCGGTGGTAATGCGGGAGAGGGCGTAGTGTAATTTGCGATTCAGGCGGCGGTATTCCTGCTGGGTTTCAAAGTCGAACACGTTGTTGGCGTGTTGTTTTAGTTTCAGGCGCTGGGTCCAGTTAAAAGAACTAAATAAGTCCAGGTGAAAAACCTGCTCCGTAAATGGCGTGCTGGAATGTTGCGTGGCGGCACCTTGG
The sequence above is a segment of the Adhaeribacter swui genome. Coding sequences within it:
- a CDS encoding YecA family protein, which translates into the protein MSTHELTILSYHLKRNLWIDNEYTMMQLEDDIGADLDLAMLTRRDGAPGLDTPEGILTKYKGTPFDLIITNINRLEHPSIIDLGFLLLSLSSEAIEPLNEGFTQILNLCKEDGNNHTLTLTFPELKSGLTIHCNNDITSISIPRLNNHCRQRKYKEKANFWFGICIEPIMQTIKFGINLESTWVQSDKMDETVKDLPTYKKGKYNFPSNTVTLTKLGRNEKCNCGSGKKYKNCCLK